Genomic segment of Bubalus kerabau isolate K-KA32 ecotype Philippines breed swamp buffalo chromosome 6, PCC_UOA_SB_1v2, whole genome shotgun sequence:
TCATGGTTTAAAGtcattttcttgcttttgaaCTTTTACAATCATATggtatatattttgtgtgtgtgtttacttaaTTTGTTCAATGTTGCTTTTTTAAAGATggagccatgaaaaaaaaaatggagccaTGTTGCTCTGTATGACTATAGTTCACTCATTTAATTTGCTGTGTAGTATTTCATTGCATGAATATACTGCAATTTACTTGTTTATTCTATGTTGGTGggtgtttaggttgcttcctttgGCCTGCTGAAAACAATATTGTTATGAACATTCTTATACAGGTAAcctcacacatatgcacacatttctgtaaggtatatgcctagaagtagAAATACTGGGTTATAAGCTATGGAATTATCAGTTTTTCTAGATAAACTGCTTGTTGAAAGCATTTGGGTCAGTTTATACTCCTGCCAATAGTATATTGGTGCTGCCATTTCTCCATTAACTCTTGCTATTAatccatcttttaaattttagctatacTAGTGGGTggcacactccagtactcttgcctggaaaatcccatggatggaggagcctggtaggctgcagtccaaggggtcattaagagtcggacatgactgagcaacttcactttcacttttcgctttcatgcattggagaaggaaatggcaacccactccagtgttcttgcctggagaatcccagggacgggggagcctggtgggctgccatctatggggtcgaacagagtcggacacgactgaagcgacttagcagcagcagcagtgagtggcGAGTAATATTGTtggaattttaatttgcatttctcattaCCAATGAGGTATTATTTCATCCATGAAATCATGAAGGTtgtagttgctgttgttcagttgctcggtcctgtctgattctttacgaccccatggactgcagcatgccaggcttccctgtctatcaccaactcccagagcttgcccaaattcatgtccatcgagtcagtgatgccatccaaccatcttgtcttctgtcatccccttctcctcctgccttcaatctttcccagcatcggggtcttttctaatgagtcagctcttcgtaacaggtggccaaagtactggagcttcagcttcagcatcatggaCATGTACAATCGAAGTGATGTGCACAAGATCAGGCTCAAGCAGATCGGAAGGCACAAATAAACTGCATGCTCAAGTAGCTCAGATGTTGTAGTGACTACGCCTGCACAGCTGTTTCTTCCTCAGTCCACACCTCGGCCATCATAGCAATATCCATAGTTTATTTAGTGAGGAGGAAAAAACTCCGAGGATGGTTCTTTCCATCACAATATGCTTCAGAAATTACCACTGCAATCTAGTGTGTCTCTGAAAGGTGGTGAATAGAAATCTCAGTGGGCAGAATTTTCAACAGTACTTCTGGTTGTCTACTGTAAAGAAACTAGGAAAAGAGATGTCCACAGGTGTAGATCTACAGTGTTCCATGGGCAAGGGGCTAATGGATTTGTCAGGTAGTCAGGGGCTTTGAAAGAATAAGATCAGAAGGCTAATGACAAGGGAATCTGGGGAGGGAGTATGTGAATGGAACTCTCAGGATGAGAACAAAATTTGAGGCTAGTGGTGTCCCATGTGATGTGCAGAGGGCAACCACTGTGGTGAACATCTTCCTTGATTAAGTGGACAGGATGACTCATCCTCTGGATGTCAGTCATCCTCTTTCCCTAGCATCCCAGTGCTTGCTCAGTGGGCTCGTGTACCAAGTAACTGTGGCAGCAGGAATAGAGGttatcaacccagggatcgaacccaagtctcacacattgcaggcaaattcttaaccatctgagccaccagggaagcccaagaatactggagtagggagcctattccttctccaggagatcttccagacccaggaatcgaatcagggtctcctgcattgcaggattcttgaccagctgagctaccagggaaaccccatacatggACTCAGCAACATGAAATTCTTCTCACCAATACTAATCTTACTATTGTCACTGCCGAGTACCTAACCTGCTAAGAACAGAGACCAGTCCTGAGAGACACCAGCCATCTGGTGACTAGTTAATCACATTGGATTCCTTCTCTAGTGGAAGATCCAGCAACtgtcatgaaaatatttattctggATATGAATCCTAAGACTCTTGCTGTAAGACTACCAACCATAATCTCACCAACATGGTTATCTCTCAAAACATAAATTCTAAATGAGAAATTCATTTCAGAAAGGGCTCACAACTATGAAATTCATAGGACTTTCCATGTACCAAATCACCCAGAAGTGGCTGGATTGATAAAGTAATATAATGACCTACTGAGACATATTAATATGATGTTATTTCTCCCTCTGACAGAATACAGTTTGAGGAATTACAGAATAAAAACTAGGATggattttttctcattattatgtTTAATAATCCACTCACAGAATTTTTTACTCCCATCCTTACAAATGGGCAAAAAAAAGAGGTCCCTATAAAGGCTGGGGTGCTTGATCCATATTATTACAGGGAAATTGGTCTACTGACACAGAGGGGTCAGTATGAACTATGTCAAGAGCTCAGGGGATTATCTGGGTTGCCTCTTAATGTTCTCTTACTTAACAGTAAAACTTAATACACAACCAACTCCTAAGGACTCAGACCTATCAGAATTAAGATTCAGCTGCCTTACTAGGTAAAGAGCCTTGACTAGCTAGCATGCTGGTcaggagcagaaaaaaaaaaaaaaatggagtagagGAAGAGGTTATAAATATCAACTACAACTTCATGCCCAGTTATAGAAACAAGTACTTAAGCAAATCTACTTTATTGTTTGTtctgtatatttttgtgtatattaactattttttcttccccctttcccTATCAAGTCATATAAAAAATGTTGGTGGTAGTACACTTGACAATTTAATCATCCAGGTGATTCAACCAGAATATCTAACACCTCTAAGAATAACAGtaggcgcttcccaggtggctcagtggtaaagaatccacctgccaacacaggagacacaggttccatccctgggttgggaagatgccctggagtaagaaatggctacccactccagtattcttgcctggagaatcccatggacagagaagcctggtgggctgcagtccaaggggtcacagagtcagacacaactgagcacacgtgggcacacgcacgcacacacacacacacacacacacacactaataatAGTAACTGATGGAACTTACTTGCCATAGGTACTCAGCTCCCTCTCCCCTCACTCCACACAGGCACACCCACCCTCCTATATTCTGCTCTGTTCTCCTGGGGTTAGGATATTCAGACTACATTTCCCATACTCCTTTTTGACAACTGGATTCCTGTCAAGTTTGCTCAATAGGAAGCAAGGTAGCACAGGTCCCAGCACCGTGATATTGTTGGCAGTGGTTTCAGGGGAAACAGAGGTAGAGTGATTCTGAACTCCAACAGACCACAAACAGTATCTGTCAGTAATCTTAGCTCTGGCCCAGGCAGTACCATTTAAGCAGATCTAGGATAGACTACAACACCCTCCAATAGTGCAGCTGTGGGAACAGACTCCTAGCAGCTTCTGAACTCTGAGAATACTAACCTCCCACAGAACAATCTAACTACATTTACCAGTTTTCCAGGAAAAACATCACCAACACCCTAGAATGAGATAAAATGAACCAAAAATCCCCTCATTAAAGCAGCCCCATAGAATGATCAACAGGTAGGTCTAATTTAATTACAAGGGTATCTGAAAATGAGACAATCAGATTGGACTGCCATAGTCAGAGCAGCATGCTCAGGAAGCACTACTGGGCGTGCCGCCATGTCTCCTTATTTATCCTTCCCATCAGTTATAATTTATTATGACATCACTGCAGATTACAGTGAGAGAGTTTTCTTCCATCACTTGGCCCCTTATTTCAAAGCACAGGTAGATTCATGAACACAAATATCCTTCCTTAAACTAAATAAATGCCTGTCTATACTTCTGGAACAGATTTTAACACAAGCTTTTATTTTATGCCTGCTCTCCTTACATCAAACACATTTTGAGATTATCAGACTTTACCAAATTTTccatcagaaattaaaaatatctccATATAATTTCCTCCCTCTGGTAAGTCAAGTTCATTTTGTGTAAAACATTTCTTCCCTTGTAAAACTAGActgtaaatttttcaaaaaagaattttcttttaaattgactCTTCAGTCCTATAACTAGTAAGCACCATGCTATTTTGGGACCCCAAAGAAAGCAACTGTAAATCAAGTTCTATAGAACTTCTTTGGTTTGTATTTAAACTAACCATTTATTCAATTCCACAAAGAAATCAGTGttatatttttcttaacattCAACTTAAAACATTAGACATAATAAGCTGAATGAGGGAAAATCATTATCAAATGCTAAAAATGTAAACATGAAAAAAGTAAACATGAAaacaaatctctttttaaaaattcatttaattacAAGAAAATTAGCCAGAAAATTGCACAGTTCCAAACAAATCCTCTGTATAAACACAAGGGCTCATTTACACatcatctttttatatttatctctGAAATAACATTCCATCTATTGAACTCAGCTTCTACTGGCAAAATTAGAATACATGGGTATTTTTTACTGTTTAATATTCCATAAGCAGAATTGGCTTTTGTCCTGAAGTTATGATGGTGTCTGTCATTCTGCTTCAGAGAAACTCGAAAATTGTTCCCTTATGAGTTTCAATTAGCCACTCTCAAAAtccaatggaaaaagaaaaaaaaaaacactgtagtTTCACTAAAAGATTCCTGTCCTCAACTTCATTTTACCAGCCTAAGTACACATTCAGAGAAAAGCTTCTTAAGTCCTGTAGTTTCAAATTCCTTTTGTAACTCATCCAACGATGAATACTCTTTGACTTCAAATGCCAGAAACCTGCATTATACAAGAGAAACTCATGAATATGCCTAAATTTGTCAGAGTATAATTATCGATTCAGTTGCTTTTCCATCTGCAATAGTACTAAATTATACCTTTTGTGTTCTGTCTGTACTTTTGTTTCAAACAGTACACTAAtcattttctctttgcatttctttccacTTGAGTCCACATCCACTTTGCAAGTTTTCTGAAGAATCAGGTACTCCTAAATGATAAAACAGTATGTTAAATACATATCTGACTCTGAATCTCAAAGTCTTActtttaaaggagaaataatcTGCTGGCCTGTTTGCATGCTGACAGAGTACTCGCTTTCTGAATCACGCAGTAAGAGAGTTACAGTGTTTTAATGTACTTGGAAGCGTAACATTCTGGTGAATGCTGGAGTAAAGAAGGTTCTAATCCAACTACACAGGCTTAAATCTAGACTCGTCAGCCTACTAGAGCCGATTCTGGGGTTAGTTACCTAAACCCTCTGTGCCTCAGTAACCTACTCCATAAAATGCTTGCTCTTAACAGCTACCTTATAGGGACGCTGTGACGGTTAAATGAGCTAATGTGTGCAAAGCACTGAGAGGAGTGCCTGGTACAACAGCACTTGATGCAGCCAGCTGCTACCATTATGACAGCACTATTACTACTTCAAGGTCAGAGGGAAGTTAACAGACACACAGCACCAAACCTTCCAAATTGATGGAATCCATAAATATGTACCTGTAATTCTCAATCCTGATAAACCATCTTAAAGATTTTAACAGAGATATTTACATTAAACGGCATTTTAGGGaaagttaataaaaaagaaagaactattttaaaaagttctctgCATTAGCACAGGTCTAGCCATATGATTCATTAATTGATGGATCCAATCAGAGTAAAAAATATCTGCAACACAGCTGCACTTAGCTTAATATGCCTGAGCTGGCTTAAAGAAACATCTGAGCCCTTTGGGGAAATATGAGCAAAGAAATTATGAGCATTCATTTAGTCAGCCACTATTTTACCCAGAAGAGTCCAGCTTTATAGATATGctaggagtgagtgagtgatagttgctcagtcatgtctgagtctttgcgaccccatggactatagcctgccaggatcctctgtccaaggaattctccagtcaagaatattggaatgggttgccatttccttctccaagatatacTATACATCACCTTAGGTTCCTTGATCAGACCCCAACCCAAAATCTGTATTAAATCTGAAAATGTGTTGTCCCTATACACTATAACCTAGCAATCCTCTGGTTAACTAATGTTATCAATTATCAAGTTTTGTGTTAAGATCTCATCATGAAAAAGCTATGTAATCCTACAAATTTGTAGTAACCCTACAAACCTTTAAGACAATAAGTTATGAAAgataaatctgttttaaaaaattccactgTAATTATTCTTGACCCAACCCACTTGAAAGCATAAAACCTATTAAGTGATTTGTAGCTCTTTTAAGATTTAACATATAATAAGCAGTTTTCCTTGTCTGGTCCCACATAAAGCAGGTTAGAAGTGTATAGAATGAGAACTTGAAAAATCTGAAGAAGATGATGATTTTGAAAGCAGCTGCTGAGACAAGTCAGGTGGAAAGCAAAAGTTAGGGAGGCGATGACAAGCTGACAGCCCTAATGATTCTACTTCCACTCACACTAAATCCTGGTTAAGAGGGACCAGCTCCTCTTTCCAGGTACTACAGATACCAAATTCAAGCTTCAGAATGTATCTTTAACTGCCAAATTAAAATTTTGCAGGCTTACCCACAAATACATACATTGCTGTGTGCTTAAccaaggaaagaaatataaataggCACAAAATTAGCGCAGATTTATAAAGTTTAGGCTCAAAGCTAATTACAGAAACAAACATTTGTGTGCCatagagatttcttttttaataacctATCACTTTCATTAAGTggcatgatttttaaaacataatcttCTACTTATTCTTCAAGCTTTACAAGTCTGTAGTTGTAATTAGAAGTTATAGGtagtctttaaaaaagaaaataaagatctaTTAACATGGTAAGAGTGCACgcagaaaacattttaatgattCCTCTATCCCATTCTTATAAAACACCATTTTAGCAGAAAATAGCCAAATTCACATTCAACATCAAACTTTTTGGCACCTTGATGTCATTTCTGTCTCCCTGCAGTAAAATCAGTATGATTTTACCCATGAACATCAGTCTTCCTGTCAGCCTTAAATCAGAAGCCCACTTCTCCACAGTTTTGACATATTTAGCCTTCGCTCTCATGTGATCTAAATGCAAAAGAGTCATCCACAACCCATCATCCACAGTCATGCTTGCTGCAGAAGAGCACTTTTCACCGCCACCTCCTGCTTCTGGGCACTTGAGGATGTGCCTGAGGTTTTGCTGAATCCAGAGAACCAGCTCATGAACCATAGGTTCTGACAAAAGGGTCTCTGCTTGCTCCAGTAACTTCTGCTTCACGATTTCACACTGGGCCCTGGTCAAGTGCTTGGAGTTCACCACAATACCCGGTAGACAGGACGGGTAACTGAACGGTAAGTGGAATACCAACTGCAAGGGTATATCCGTATCTGTAAATCCTTCGGCTTTCGTGAGAATTCTGAACACAGCCCCATCTGTCTCTGGAAAGCATCCAAAAATAATGATTAGTTGTACCTAATTCAATTTGAATGGAACACTAACAAGAGAAAATTTTGGTTTCAGGTGTCAATTTATTTTTCAGGTGAAAACTAAGTTATTTTATGAAGAGACACATCACACTAAGAAAGCCATGATTTACAGGTGTTTTCTtccagccatatatatatatatatatatatatatatatatatatatatatatatatatatacacacacatacacacacacacacacacacatacatatacatatatacattcatagAATCATGGTCAACCAGTACCCAGGATTTCACTGGCATTTACAATTGCTATTATCCTCTTTTTATTAAGGTCACCAGAAAGGTTTCtccttatatgatttttttttctacccaGACTTAGTTGCTAATTCTGGAAATTCCTAATAAACTCATACGAACCTTCAAAGAAATAGTATCGTGTATTTATAAAATCAGGAATTAGCTTAGAAGCTATACACTAAATCCAATGAAAATCATGTTGTAGTGAGTCCGAGCAGAAGCAAATACTGGGTCCCGTGTGGTGGTTGTAAGGGTGCAGAGAACACCACGACTATGCATACACAGCAACTGCCTGGACCCACTCTTTCTCACTTCAAATGCATTATTATCAGAGTAACATGAAGGcagcaagaggaactaaaatgggGCAGCCGTCAGTTCAGCCGTTTTCTGGCTCCGTGAGGAGGGGGAAGTACACACGGGATACAAGATGAAACGTTCTGCTCTCTTTCAGATTTGCTCCACTTCACCCCTCTGATGTGTTCCACACCACTTCACCCCACTTTTCACAAGTTGATAAAACGTCAGGCTGATTCATTCTGCAGGGGGCAGAAGCACACAGATCAGAGAAGAAGAGTAGAACAGACTGGGTGCCGAGGAGGCTCTTTGAAGTTAACTTGCCTTCGTCTACCCTACTTCCATCTCCACAGCCCTTGTTTCATTCTCCTTCACAAGACAGGCAGTCAGATCATTCTCATTTTCATACCTGGATTGCTGCTCAACAGCCTTGACAATGGAAACCTGAAtgtatccccattttaaagaactgaacagaacatTAAAATGGCTCTCTAGCCATCTGATTCCATTTATTCAGAAGCCATGGTTATAGACATTGATTTATACAGGACCAAACACATCCGTTATACAAGGTTTTTCTTTAGTAGAATCTTTAGCATCAGAGGCAAAGCACTGCTGTTTTAGGACACTACCCCAAAACTCAGGCAGTAACCATTATAAAGATCATATTAAAATGATATAACTTAAATTTGTATTACATAAGAAAAACGTGGCCgcataaagaaaaattttccaaACAACTTAGTGCATTCCCCTAAACTCCATCACTGGATTCTCAAAATCTTTCTTTATTCTATCTTGTtgcttctcctttttaaaaaaaaaaaaatattttactattaaaGTAGGCTCCCTGGATGTCAGTAAGATCATTACATTTCACTTGGTAAAATGGGTATTATAAATAGACCAACAGACAACGTGTAACCACTAGACTAAATAAACCTTCCACTAATCATCTAGAGGATCCACTTTCCCTCTCAAGGGGGAGACATAATTTTTAAAGCTCTTCATTCATCATTTAACAAATAGTCACAGGAAACATAAGtgactagggttcgatccctgggttgggaagatcctttggaggagtaaatggcaactgactcaagtattcttttttttttaattcatctattgaaaatactttttttttaattgaaggataattgctttacagaattgtgctgATTTCTGACAGACATCAACACGCATCAGccctaagtatacatatgtcccctccctctggaacctccctcccaccttcctccccatcccacccctctaggttgttacagagccccagacTGAgctccctgagacatacagcgaattcccattggctatctatcttacatatggtaacataagtttccatgttactctctccatacatcctaccctctccttcctccccacgcCCCTCGCCcatcccatgtccataagtctattctctaaaatcaattattcttgcctggagaatcccacagacagaggagcctggcgggctacaatccatggggttacataagagttggacacaacttagcaactaaacaacaagtcaGCAAATAGAAAATTAATGAGAGAAAATCCTGACTTTAGCTTtggaaattgtgaaattattagtTATGTTTAGAAGGAAAACTACTTTAATTCTATCAAGAATTGGAAAGgacaaaaggcaatgccaaagaatgctcaaactaccacacaattgcactcatctcacacgctagtaaagtaatgctcaaaattctccaagccaggcttcagcaattcatgaaccgtgaacttccaaatgttcaagctggttttagaaaaggcagaggaaccagagatcaaattgccaacatccgctgcatcactggaaaagcaagagagttccagaaaaacatgtatttctgctttattgactatgccaaagcctttgactgtgtggatcacaataaactgtggaaaattcttcaagagatgggaatcccagagcacctgacctgcctcttgagaaacctatatgcaggtcaggaagcaacagttagaactggatatggaacaacagactggttccaaataggaaaaggagtacatcaaggctgtatgttgtcaccctgcttatttaacttatatgcagagtacatcatgagaaatgctgggctggaagaagcacaagctggaatcaagattgctgggagaaatatcaatatcctcagatatgcagatgacatcacccttatggcagaaagtgaagaggaactaaaaagcctcttgatgaaggtgaaagaggagagtgaaaaagttggcttaaagctcaacattcagaaaatgaagatcatggcatctggtcccatcacttcatgggaaatagatggggaaacagtggaaacagtgtcagactttattttttggggctccaaaatcactgcagatggtgactgcagccatgaaattaaaagacacttactccttggaagaaaagttatgaccaacctggatagcatattgaaaagcagagacattactttgccaacaaaggtccatctagtcgaggatacggtttttccagtggtcatgtatggatgtgagagttggactgtgaagaaagctgagcgccaaagaattgatgcttttgaactgtggtgttggagaagactcttgagagtcccttggactgcaaggagatccaaccagtccattctgaaggagatcaaccctgggatttctttggaaggaatgatgctaaagctgaaactccagtactttggccacctcatgcgaagagttgactcattggaaaagactctgatgctgggagggattgggggcaggaggagaaggggacgccagaggatgagatggctggatggcatcactgactcgatggaagtgagtctgagtgaactctgggagttggtgatggacagggaggcctggcgtgctgcaattcatggggttgcagagtcggacacgactgagcaactgaactgaacaaccttCCTACTTGGTTTTCTCTGTGActccttccacacacacacacacacacacacacacacacaggagttgCAAACTGAACTTACATAAAATGATGCTAT
This window contains:
- the RWDD3 gene encoding RWD domain-containing protein 3 isoform X1: MAEPVREELSALAAIFCGPDEWEVLSLSETDGAVFRILTKAEGFTDTDIPLQLVFHLPFSYPSCLPGIVVNSKHLTRAQCEIVKQKLLEQAETLLSEPMVHELVLWIQQNLRHILKCPEAGGGGEKCSSAASMTVDDGLWMTLLHLDHMRAKAKYVKTVEKWASDLRLTGRLMFMGKIILILLQGDRNDIKEYLILQKTCKVDVDSSGKKCKEKMISVLFETKVQTEHKRFLAFEVKEYSSLDELQKEFETTGLKKLFSECVLRLVK
- the RWDD3 gene encoding RWD domain-containing protein 3 isoform X2 yields the protein MAEPVREELSALAAIFCGPDEWEVLSLSETDGAVFRILTKAEGFTDTDIPLQLVFHLPFSYPSCLPGIVVNSKHLTRAQCEIVKQKLLEQAETLLSEPMVHELVLWIQQNLRHILKCPEAGGGGEKCSSAASMTVDDGLWMTLLHLDHMRAKAKYVKTVEKWASDLRLTGRLMFMGVPDSSENLQSGCGLKWKEMQREND